In Acidovorax sp. GBBC 1281, a single window of DNA contains:
- a CDS encoding Bug family tripartite tricarboxylate transporter substrate binding protein has translation MFNAPSSRRGFLQGAASLAACSMTVPSGAQNRFPWKPITLVVPFAPGGNVDIVARSLGVPLTKWVGQSVIVDNRAGGGGAVGTSTVARAEADGHTLLVATPGQLGTLPEIIKTPYKADSLVPVAVLSRTPVVVVVRANDPRFKTAADFIKAVKSTSQGVAVGHAGPGSPNHLALLQFEDSAQAQVNAVPYKGSGPALVDLMGGQIDAVIDQITSSTPHIKGGALRALMVLGPQAGGLLASVPTQAQLGLPVFDATTFVGVFAPKATPAANVASLHEWITKSVAQPEFTNVIRDLGSEPVGEGGAALQRLVSGEVALATRMVKQGRLKAD, from the coding sequence ATGTTCAATGCACCATCCAGCCGCAGAGGCTTCTTGCAAGGCGCCGCATCGCTCGCGGCATGTTCCATGACGGTCCCGTCCGGGGCCCAGAACCGCTTTCCCTGGAAACCGATCACGCTGGTGGTGCCCTTCGCGCCCGGCGGGAATGTGGATATCGTCGCGCGCTCGCTGGGCGTGCCGCTGACCAAGTGGGTCGGGCAGTCCGTGATCGTGGACAACCGTGCGGGCGGCGGGGGCGCCGTCGGAACGAGCACGGTAGCGCGGGCCGAGGCTGACGGGCACACCTTGCTGGTGGCAACGCCCGGGCAGTTGGGCACCCTTCCGGAGATCATCAAAACGCCTTACAAGGCCGACAGCCTGGTGCCGGTGGCGGTGCTCAGCCGCACACCGGTCGTCGTGGTCGTGCGTGCCAACGACCCGCGGTTCAAGACCGCGGCCGATTTCATCAAGGCCGTGAAGTCCACGAGCCAGGGCGTGGCGGTCGGCCACGCGGGGCCGGGCTCTCCCAATCACCTGGCGTTGCTCCAGTTCGAGGATTCCGCCCAGGCCCAGGTCAATGCGGTGCCCTACAAAGGATCGGGGCCGGCTTTGGTGGACCTGATGGGCGGCCAGATCGACGCGGTGATCGATCAGATCACCAGCTCCACCCCGCACATCAAAGGTGGCGCGCTCCGCGCACTGATGGTGCTGGGACCGCAGGCGGGCGGGCTGCTCGCGAGCGTGCCGACGCAGGCCCAACTGGGCTTGCCGGTGTTCGATGCGACCACCTTCGTCGGGGTCTTCGCGCCCAAGGCGACGCCTGCCGCCAACGTTGCCAGCCTGCATGAATGGATCACCAAATCGGTGGCCCAGCCGGAGTTCACCAACGTGATCCGGGATCTGGGCAGCGAGCCGGTGGGGGAGGGCGGGGCCGCGCTGCAACGGCTGGTGAGTGGCGAAGTCGCCCTGGCCACGCGAATGGTCAAGCAAGGACGGCTCAAAGCCGACTGA
- the ydiJ gene encoding D-2-hydroxyglutarate dehydrogenase YdiJ — protein sequence MAIIPAPAPLDGDYPRFLQALAAEGFRGEITSQYADRTVLATDNSIYQRLPQAVVLPRDAADVETLAKLLARPEHRRVVVSPRGGGTGTNGQSLTDGIAVDLSRHLNQILWIDPVRRVARVQAGVVKDQLNAALKAHGLFFAPELSTSNRATIGGMINTDASGQGSCTYGKTRDHVQVLDMVLLGGVRFASRSVDTGELPLRLKESGLVGDVWRCAHRIATEHAELIEARFPKLNRCLTGYDLAHLKEPGGCFNLNSVLCGAEGSLGFVVEAEIGLLPIPRHSMLVNVRYASFMDALRDARVLMEHRPLSIETVDSRVLMLAMEDIVWQDVAEYFPAQADPAPTRGINLVEFCADSEDEVRTRVAAFTGHLARNPTVSRIGHTIASGRTAVDKVYAMRKRAVGLLGNVQGEARPQPFVEDTAVPPEKLADYIEEFRALLDRHGLSYGMFGHVDAGVLHVRPALDLKNPAHAALIRTISDEVAGLTLKYGGVLWGEHGKGVRSEYAPKYFGPLYAALQALKAAFDPHNQLNPGKIATPAGQSARLLRIDEVPLRADADRQIDERVWQSYASAVHCNGNGACYNFDQDDAMCPSWKATRERRHSPKGRASLLREWLRLQGQAGVDVLAVAARQPSFLAGLARRWRNSRERAANGMDRSNDFSHEVYEAMSGCLACKSCAGQCPVKVNVPDFRARFLALYHTRYGRPLKDYLIGSLEFSVPYLARIPWLYNGAMSNALVRRMLERHAGMVDSPLLSRFDFQAALSRWGVRRATPSLLAALTDAQRARSVILVQDAFTRYFETPVFSAFIELASRLGYTVWLAPFMPNGKPLHVLGFLQAFDRTASKNAEMLGALASHGVPLVGLDPAMTLVYRQEYAKLPSLQKPPGVLLAQEWLLQALPVRASGSPSGDFQLLNHCTEKTTAPAAAALWPQVFARAGLKLSPRASGCCGMSGTYGHESLNVQTSRLIYSQSWGPILNAEPARQTEFLATGYSCRSQAKRMDDRRLRHPVEVLLQFYAQRETSAPVGTGC from the coding sequence ATTGCAATCATTCCAGCCCCGGCGCCGCTGGACGGCGACTACCCGCGTTTTCTACAGGCATTGGCCGCCGAGGGTTTCCGGGGCGAAATCACATCGCAATACGCGGACCGCACCGTGCTGGCGACAGACAACTCGATCTATCAGCGGCTGCCCCAGGCCGTGGTCTTACCGCGGGATGCCGCGGACGTCGAAACCCTCGCGAAGCTGCTCGCCAGGCCGGAGCACCGGCGGGTGGTGGTTTCTCCGCGGGGCGGCGGCACGGGCACCAACGGGCAATCCCTGACCGATGGCATCGCCGTGGATCTTTCCCGGCATCTCAACCAGATCCTGTGGATCGATCCCGTGCGCAGGGTGGCCCGGGTGCAGGCCGGCGTCGTCAAGGACCAGTTGAATGCGGCGCTGAAAGCGCATGGATTGTTCTTTGCCCCCGAACTGTCCACGTCCAACCGCGCCACGATCGGCGGCATGATCAACACCGACGCCAGCGGCCAGGGCAGTTGCACCTACGGCAAGACCCGCGACCACGTGCAGGTGCTGGACATGGTCCTGCTGGGGGGCGTGCGGTTTGCCAGCCGGTCGGTCGATACCGGGGAACTGCCGTTGCGATTGAAGGAAAGTGGCCTGGTGGGCGACGTCTGGCGCTGCGCGCACCGGATCGCCACGGAGCATGCCGAGCTGATCGAGGCGCGCTTTCCCAAGCTCAATCGCTGCCTGACCGGCTATGACCTGGCGCACCTGAAAGAGCCCGGCGGTTGCTTCAACCTCAACAGCGTTTTGTGTGGGGCGGAAGGCTCGCTGGGCTTCGTCGTCGAGGCGGAAATCGGCCTGCTGCCCATCCCCCGCCATTCCATGCTGGTCAATGTGCGTTACGCCAGCTTCATGGATGCGCTGCGCGATGCGCGGGTGTTGATGGAGCACCGCCCGTTGTCGATCGAGACGGTCGATTCGCGGGTCTTGATGCTAGCGATGGAGGACATCGTCTGGCAGGACGTGGCGGAATACTTCCCTGCCCAGGCCGACCCGGCGCCGACGCGTGGCATCAACCTGGTCGAATTCTGCGCGGACTCGGAGGACGAGGTGCGCACTCGCGTGGCGGCCTTCACGGGGCACCTCGCCCGCAACCCCACCGTGAGCCGCATCGGTCACACCATTGCATCGGGCCGCACGGCCGTCGACAAGGTCTATGCCATGCGCAAGCGCGCCGTCGGCTTGCTGGGCAACGTGCAGGGTGAGGCCCGGCCCCAGCCTTTCGTCGAAGACACGGCCGTGCCGCCAGAGAAGCTCGCCGACTACATCGAAGAGTTCAGGGCATTGCTGGACCGCCATGGGCTGAGCTATGGCATGTTCGGCCACGTGGATGCGGGTGTGCTGCACGTCCGGCCCGCCCTGGACCTGAAGAACCCCGCCCATGCGGCGCTGATCCGAACCATTTCCGACGAGGTCGCCGGGCTGACCCTGAAATACGGTGGTGTACTCTGGGGCGAGCACGGCAAGGGAGTCCGTTCCGAATACGCGCCGAAGTATTTCGGTCCCCTGTATGCGGCACTGCAGGCGCTCAAGGCGGCATTCGATCCGCACAACCAGCTCAATCCGGGAAAGATCGCCACGCCCGCAGGCCAGAGTGCCCGGCTGCTGCGCATCGATGAGGTGCCGTTGCGTGCCGACGCCGATCGACAGATCGATGAGCGGGTGTGGCAGAGCTATGCCAGCGCCGTCCATTGCAACGGCAATGGCGCTTGCTACAACTTCGATCAGGACGACGCGATGTGCCCGTCATGGAAGGCCACGCGCGAACGCAGGCACTCCCCGAAAGGGCGTGCTTCGCTGCTGCGCGAGTGGCTGCGCCTGCAGGGCCAGGCGGGGGTGGATGTTCTGGCGGTGGCTGCGCGGCAACCCTCGTTCCTGGCCGGATTGGCCAGGCGCTGGCGCAACAGCCGCGAACGCGCTGCTAATGGAATGGACCGTTCCAACGACTTTTCCCACGAGGTGTACGAGGCGATGTCTGGTTGCCTGGCGTGCAAGTCGTGCGCGGGGCAATGCCCTGTCAAGGTCAACGTTCCGGACTTCCGTGCGCGCTTTCTGGCGCTGTATCACACGCGGTATGGAAGGCCGTTGAAGGACTACCTCATCGGCTCGCTCGAATTCAGCGTTCCCTATCTGGCACGCATTCCATGGCTCTACAACGGTGCCATGTCCAATGCGCTGGTGCGCCGGATGCTGGAGCGCCATGCAGGCATGGTGGACAGCCCGCTGTTGAGCCGCTTCGACTTCCAGGCCGCGTTGAGCCGCTGGGGCGTGCGCCGCGCCACGCCATCGTTGCTGGCCGCGCTGACGGACGCGCAACGCGCCCGGTCCGTGATCCTGGTGCAGGACGCTTTCACGCGCTATTTCGAAACGCCCGTGTTTTCCGCGTTCATCGAGTTGGCGTCCCGGCTGGGGTACACGGTCTGGCTGGCCCCATTCATGCCCAACGGCAAGCCGCTTCATGTGCTGGGCTTTCTGCAGGCCTTCGATCGAACGGCGTCCAAAAACGCGGAGATGCTTGGCGCTCTGGCATCGCATGGCGTGCCGCTGGTCGGCCTCGATCCTGCCATGACGCTCGTGTACCGCCAGGAATACGCGAAGCTGCCGTCTTTGCAAAAGCCGCCGGGCGTCCTGCTTGCGCAGGAATGGCTGCTGCAAGCCCTGCCCGTGCGGGCGTCCGGATCTCCTTCGGGAGACTTTCAGCTACTGAACCACTGCACCGAAAAAACGACCGCCCCTGCCGCCGCAGCGCTGTGGCCCCAGGTCTTCGCCCGTGCCGGTTTGAAGCTCAGTCCGCGGGCCAGTGGCTGCTGCGGCATGTCGGGAACCTACGGACACGAAAGCCTGAACGTGCAGACCTCGCGCCTCATCTACTCTCAATCGTGGGGGCCGATATTGAACGCCGAGCCGGCGCGACAGACGGAGTTCCTGGCCACCGGCTATTCCTGCCGCAGCCAGGCCAAGCGGATGGACGACCGGCGTTTGCGGCATCCCGTGGAAGTCCTGCTTCAGTTCTATGCACAGCGGGAAACTTCCGCTCCTGTCGGCACGGGTTGCTGA
- a CDS encoding TetR/AcrR family transcriptional regulator encodes MMSVMRKGKNNARTAAKEASHERIVQAAARAIRRSGYDGTGVADIMKEAGLTHGAFYAHFESREAMLAEAADRAGADANAAAARIVAAVPPEQSLQALMQVYLSKEHLAAIETGCPVSALGSEMPRQSPEVRRAATLRIKEMIDLVARQSPDWGQPGAHERALVTVATMVGTLVLARAVDDAALSDSLCSAALKSLAPSGA; translated from the coding sequence ATGATGAGCGTCATGCGAAAAGGGAAGAACAATGCCCGGACCGCTGCCAAAGAGGCCTCGCACGAACGCATCGTGCAGGCTGCTGCGCGCGCCATCCGGCGCAGCGGCTATGACGGCACCGGCGTGGCCGACATCATGAAAGAGGCGGGTTTGACGCACGGTGCGTTCTATGCCCATTTCGAGTCTCGCGAAGCCATGCTGGCCGAAGCGGCAGACCGTGCCGGAGCCGACGCCAACGCCGCCGCTGCGCGCATCGTCGCAGCCGTGCCGCCAGAGCAGTCCTTGCAAGCGCTGATGCAGGTCTATCTGTCCAAAGAGCATCTGGCGGCTATCGAGACAGGCTGCCCGGTTTCCGCCCTGGGCTCCGAGATGCCGCGCCAATCGCCCGAAGTGCGTCGCGCGGCCACGCTTCGCATCAAGGAGATGATCGATCTGGTGGCCCGTCAGTCGCCCGATTGGGGACAGCCTGGCGCCCACGAGCGCGCGTTGGTGACCGTGGCCACCATGGTGGGCACGTTGGTGCTGGCCCGTGCCGTTGATGATGCGGCGTTGTCGGACTCGCTGTGCAGCGCCGCGTTGAAGAGCCTGGCCCCGTCCGGTGCGTGA
- a CDS encoding NADP-dependent oxidoreductase has protein sequence MKAFVLNRYGKTERLRAADVPAPDLRDDEVLIQVHATAVNLLDAKIRSGEFKLILPYRTPFILGHDVAGVVVRVGPRVHQFKVGDEVYARPDDLRIGTFAEFVAVKEDSVAMKPRNITMEEAASIPLVGLTAWQALVEKAKLKKGQKVFIQAGSGGVGTFAIQLAKHLGATVATTTSTGNVALVKRLGADVVIDYKNEAFEDHLSGYDVVLNSQDGKGQLRQITPLIESGAIRPVIDQVFPFESTNDALAYVESGRAKGNVVIKVR, from the coding sequence ATGAAAGCTTTCGTCCTGAACCGCTACGGAAAGACCGAGCGCTTGCGCGCCGCCGATGTGCCTGCGCCGGACTTGCGTGACGACGAGGTGCTGATCCAGGTTCACGCGACCGCCGTGAACCTGCTGGATGCCAAGATCCGCAGTGGCGAGTTTAAGCTCATCCTGCCGTATCGCACCCCCTTCATCCTGGGCCACGATGTGGCCGGCGTGGTGGTGCGTGTCGGACCGCGTGTCCACCAGTTCAAGGTGGGCGACGAGGTGTACGCCAGGCCCGATGACTTGCGCATCGGCACGTTCGCCGAATTCGTGGCCGTGAAGGAAGACTCGGTGGCGATGAAGCCCAGGAACATCACCATGGAAGAGGCTGCATCCATCCCCTTGGTGGGCTTGACGGCTTGGCAGGCGCTGGTCGAAAAGGCAAAGCTCAAGAAGGGGCAGAAGGTTTTCATCCAGGCAGGCTCCGGGGGCGTGGGCACGTTTGCCATCCAATTAGCCAAGCACCTGGGCGCGACGGTTGCCACCACCACCAGCACCGGTAACGTCGCTCTGGTGAAGCGCCTGGGCGCGGATGTCGTCATCGACTACAAGAACGAAGCCTTTGAAGACCACCTGAGCGGCTACGACGTGGTGCTGAACAGCCAGGATGGCAAGGGCCAGTTGCGGCAGATCACGCCGCTGATCGAGTCGGGCGCCATCCGCCCGGTGATCGACCAGGTCTTCCCCTTCGAATCCACCAACGATGCCCTGGCCTACGTCGAAAGCGGCCGAGCCAAAGGCAATGTGGTCATCAAGGTTCGATGA